From one Kwoniella dejecticola CBS 10117 chromosome 2, complete sequence genomic stretch:
- a CDS encoding thymidylate synthase: protein MTNPIIETNGVVNVNGTKSLTQASKGRANPDHEEYQYLDLISRIMAQGQSRPDRTGTGTLALFAPPSFRFSLENSILPLLTTKRVFLRGVIAELLWFVNGSTDSKLLSDQGVGIWDGNGSKEFLTKNGLGHRREGDLGPVYGFQWRHFGAEYTDADGDYRDKGVDQLKEVIWKIKNNPTDRRIILSAWNPKDLPLMALPPCHMFCQFYVTLPSPSIADDKPKLSCLMYQRSCDLGLGVPFNIASYALLTHMIAYITDTVPHEFILQMGDSHIYKDHVDPLKIQLEREPRDFPTLRFKRTREEIGDIDGFTVDDFVVEGYKPHGKIEMKMSLRLGFLQHRMSSAYVPIMLF, encoded by the exons ATGACAAACCCAATCATCGAGACCAATGGGGttgtcaatgtcaatggtACCAAAAGCCTTACCCAAGCCTCAAAAGGACGAGCGAACCCCGATCATG AGGAATATCAATACCTCGACCTAATATCCCGGATCATGGCCCAAGGCCAATCGCGCCCCGATCGAACAGGGACCGGCACTCTCGCTTTATtcgctcctccttctttccgatTCTCTTTGGAAAACAGTATCTTGCCTTTATTAACGACAAAGCGCGTCTTCCTTCGGGGCGTGATCGCCGAGTTGTTGTGGTTTGTCAACGGATCGACAGATAGTAAATTGCTAAGCGACCAAGGGGTGGGGATatgggatgggaatggaagtaAAGAGTTCCTCACTAAGAACGGGCTAGGTCATAGGCGAGAGGGCGACCTGGGACCTGTATATGGGTTTCAATGGAGGCATTTCGGAGCGGAATACACGGATGCAGATGGCGATTATAGAGATAAGGGCGTAGATCAGTTAAAGGAGGTCATTTGGAAAATTAAGAATAATCCGACGGATAGGAGGATTATACTCAGTGCTTGGAATCCAAAGG ACCTCCCGCTTATGGCCCTTCCGCCATGCCACATGTTCTGCCAATTCTACGTCACCCTCCCCTCGCCCTCTATCGCTGACGACAAGCCCAAACTAAGTTGTCTGATGTATCAACGATCATGCGACCTGGGTCTCGGCGTTCCCTTCAACATCGCCTCGTACGCCCTGTTAACCCACATGATCGCCTACATCACCGATACTGTCCCGCACGAATTCATACTGCAGATGGGCGATTCCCACATATACAAAGATCATGTCGACCCCCTGAAAATCCAGTTGGAGAGAGAGCCCAGGGATTTCCCGACGCTGAGATTCAAGAGGACACGGGAAGAGATAGGTGATATAGATGGATTCACGGTGGATGATTTCGTAGTGGAGGGGTATAAGCCTCATGgcaagatcgagatgaagatgtct ctccgaCTGGGCTTCTTGCAACACCGGATGTCCTCAGCCTATGTACCCATAATGTTGTTCTAG